One Campylobacter concisus genomic window carries:
- a CDS encoding ferritin-like domain-containing protein, with translation MLNELLNASYTSEKNALSLYENLASFGDVFNEIANIRKNAIILIEKFASTHDYELACENEAIFLPAKNKEDALIQALNYELELNKMYEKFCESLDDEELKDLFFRLWATSNNEYVASLKQRLKEIYSGCEIKNELNLNEISQNFEQNGITNILENYQNDFNEITKSLQNIASGKADKSELAKITNNPNFSFFSGLALGALGISVVSKNFNKDEENE, from the coding sequence ATGCTTAATGAACTTTTAAATGCATCATATACCAGCGAAAAGAACGCACTTAGCTTATATGAAAATTTAGCTTCATTTGGTGATGTTTTTAACGAGATCGCAAATATCAGAAAAAATGCAATCATCTTGATAGAAAAATTTGCGAGCACACATGATTATGAGCTTGCTTGCGAAAATGAAGCTATATTTTTGCCGGCAAAAAATAAAGAAGATGCGCTGATACAAGCTTTAAACTATGAGTTAGAGCTAAATAAAATGTATGAAAAATTTTGTGAAAGCTTAGATGATGAAGAGCTAAAAGATCTATTTTTTAGACTTTGGGCTACTTCAAATAACGAATATGTCGCCTCTTTAAAGCAACGCTTAAAAGAAATTTATAGTGGCTGTGAAATAAAAAATGAGCTAAATTTAAATGAAATTTCACAAAATTTTGAGCAAAATGGCATAACAAATATTTTAGAAAACTATCAAAATGACTTTAATGAGATAACTAAAAGCTTGCAAAATATCGCAAGTGGCAAGGCTGATAAAAGCGAGTTAGCAAAGATAACCAATAATCCAAATTTCTCGTTTTTTAGCGGGCTTGCGCTTGGGGCATTAGGCATTTCAGTAGTTAGCAAAAATTTTAATAAGGATGAAGAAAATGAATAA
- a CDS encoding HMA2 domain-containing protein, with product MDIKTQTLAQVASYFSMIAHTNGRLRVRVSPKIKELSSSVNLASLDDVIAQINGIKNVKFNKLIGSVTIEYDHEIFPKNLWEDLLKGQNLEEISTRVNEVAKEVKYA from the coding sequence ATGGATATAAAAACACAAACTTTAGCACAAGTTGCAAGCTATTTTTCAATGATAGCTCACACAAACGGCAGACTAAGAGTAAGAGTTAGTCCAAAGATAAAAGAGCTAAGCAGTAGCGTAAATTTAGCTAGCTTAGATGATGTGATAGCTCAGATAAATGGTATAAAAAATGTAAAATTTAACAAGCTAATCGGCTCTGTAACGATCGAATATGATCATGAAATTTTTCCAAAAAACCTTTGGGAAGATCTCTTAAAAGGGCAAAATTTAGAAGAGATCTCAACTAGGGTAAATGAGGTTGCAAAAGAAGTGAAATATGCTTAA